From the Elaeis guineensis isolate ETL-2024a chromosome 16, EG11, whole genome shotgun sequence genome, the window TGTGACAGGCGCCGTGTTTCTATCTTCTATGGTCTGGAGGTTGGCCCagtaggaggaggaagaggaggaggagagatgTTCGTTAGTCGGCCGGCGGTGCATCCGGTGGAGGCTCCCCCTCTCACCGATGCCGCTGAGAATCCACCAAGGGTGAGGATGAAGGACATACAGGGCATGCCTGGGACACCCGGAGGCCTTGCCCTGCGCCTCTGCCAATTCATATTCGCGGCCGCTGCTCTCTCCGTCATGGCGTCCACCAGCGATTTCACCTCCGTCACCGCCTTCTGGTAAAAATAATTCCAGAACATTACATTTGGATCATTTCTCCACTCCTGATTTTACTCTTTAATCGGAAAAATAGATGCATATTTTTGTGAGCATTCTCTTGCAATTATGTTTTGACTTGTCCTCCCCGTGGCCAACGTGATATCTCATGTAGCATAGAGATGCTTGCTGATTTAACATCATTTCAAATGTAGTGGCTTCTACGAGTCTCTATGGCATGGCAGATTACTTACGTCAGAtagagagaagaggaggggtgttgGCGGGCCGCGGGGGGGGGGTTGGTGGGGGGTTGTTTGGGGGTTGTGGGTGGTATGCGTGCGCAGGGGTGGGGGGTGGCTTTTAACCAATGTAAGGTCAAACAATTGTGTAGCATCATTGTTATCGCCTATTACTCAGCTGTTGGTGTGCTTTTGATACGTTTGAGGTATTTCTTTCTCACATCACGATGATTTTACCCTGCAGGTTGTCCGGTCAGCTGGCAAATTCTTTTATGACCTACCAATTCTGTATATGCTTTTGGGATATCAGAAAACAATTTAATCTGGGTTTTCtaggatattttttattgaattttcAAGTCCAACCATTGCAATATTCCAATAAGGTTTAGgcttaattactttaaaaatcttaaactttttgaggatttttgtttttattttgaacTTCAATTCGTTGCAATCAGATCATTGAACTTTTAAAACGTTGTAATTTCTCCCTTGACTACTACTTTTGTCTAAAGAACGTGATGGAAATGGTCACGTGCCATCACATGACACTTAGTGGAAGCTGATATGGCATGAAATTAGCTGATGTGGAATTCTAAACTCCTTCTTCGTTTTCATCCTCTTATAGCTAGGATTTAAattccttctttcctcttttccttctcttctagCTAGGGTTTactctttcttcccctttttttccTCTTCTAGCTAGGGTTCCCATTTtccatttttcttcattttgatccAATACTATCTTCTCCAAAATTTGTACCCTTTGTATCTCCTCTTCTAGATGTTTAGGGAGGTAGAGGTACCGATAATGGTATAGGAGGTGGTGGGGTTTTAGAGGAGGTACTGGTAAAGAGGAAAGGATGAAGTGGAAAATAAAATTCCTAATTAGAAgcggaaaaggaggaagaaagagtttACAAAGGTTGCACATCAGCTATTTCATGCAATATCAATTTTCACTATATGTCACGTGACAGTGCATGACCATTTCCATCACAGCTGTTAGACGGAAGTAGTAGCTAAGGAGAAATTGCaatattctaaaaatttgatGACTTAATTGCAACAAATTGAAGTTTAGGATCAAAATGAAAACCTCCAAAAAGTTCAAGATTTTTAAGTAATTGAAATATCCACGAGAAAGTATCATATATACCTTGTTATCTTATATAATTATGCATACCGAGAATAAAAGATTTGTAAATTATGACCTCATCATCATTGAGAAGCAAGAAACAAATATCACTTAAAAATAGGAAACAAATGAGGGTTGGTTCAAAAGCTAACTTGTGCAAAATATTAAAAACCTGGGAGCCTGGGAATTTAATGAGGATACAGAACACTGTGGGTTAAGATCGCCTGCTGGTATTTGGAGAAAGCTGGGCATCAATAGCATTTTAACACCAAGAAATAGTgggattttttttatcaaattcagTTTAATGGCAACTGTATTAGGGGTACAGAGTAGAAAAGTTGTAATCAGCATGGAAACTTGCATGCAATTCAATATGGATGGCTATAATGCATGTAGCAACAATATGGACGCTAAAGAGTGAAGCTTTAGGACTAAAGAATATCACAATCAATAAATAGAAAATCACGAGAAAAAAGAAAAGTTGTTGGGTTTGGTCCATAGCTTATTCAGTGAGATTTGAAACAAAGAAATGACAAATGGCTAAATTTTATTTGCACCATGGTGCCCTTTAATGAAAATATAGGAGGTCCTATGAAATAGCGATGGCTGTCTTTTTTCATGCAATTTAACTAATGGACCACATCATTAACTTAGTGAATAGATTGAGCAAATAGCTACAATAGCTTTTTGCTAAATAGTCAGCCATCGTGGTTCTTCTGAAAAGAACATTTAGTTAAATACAAAAATCTATATGTTCAAAAATTGGTGAAACATGATGAATCATCAGTGGGTCTTAGGGCATAAGCGACACATTTTGATTCTTCTAGACATATAGAAAGGGGCAATGATGTGTGCTAGAAGTGGCTGTTCTAAGACTAGCAGGTTCCCAGTTCGTGGATGTTAAGGAAAGGAATACTTAAGTTGCATTGTAGATATCATCACTAGCATGCATGAAGTACGGTGATGTGGTAAGGGTACACAATGATAAAAAGCTAAGTTTCCAATAATAGTGTATATTAGCCGATTAAGCCAAAATCATGTATATGTTCCAAATTCTTTTTAGATGAGTTAATTTAACACATTTATGAAATGCCATGATGTACGCTATTAGCATATACTACAATGTTAATTGATGAAATTAGTTAGAATTAGAATTAAGAATTAAGCATTGCAGAGGACAGTTGATGAAATTTGAGTTACTACTTTTGGGGTTTGATAGAGGGCAGTGATGTGAAAAATGCTGGAGTGCTGAAAGATGGGCTTTGAAGCCTACAGGAGGAGGGAACCAGCACAAGAACATGAAGACACTGGGGGAGGGGGGATTTGCCATATTTCTATTTCTAAATGAGTCAGGAATCAGAGTACTTATGTTGTAGCGGTTATATGCAAATTTGGAGTATCAATTTGGTGGTTGGTTAAGAATAATTTATCTTATAGACAATGGGTACTTCATCTTGCCTGATGCACCTAGTTGCTGTAATCGATCATATTCTACATTTGGGAGCGGTCCTTAAGCAGAGTTCGGGGCCTAATTTTAATTCATGTAACTTTAGTTCTTTTTTCATCTCTACACTCATCCAATTCACAGCAGATTGGCTAGTCTTTGCACAATAGACCTATAAGATAGTATATATGTCTGCTTTTCCAGGCTTTAACATCTCAAAGAATGGATATTTCTCGTTGAAGTATCCGTACCTTGTGCTTTGACTAACATCTCTGACTCTGACAAGGTTGTATTTTTAGTCATCTTTGACCATCATAATAGTAAAATCTAGAGCAGCTTTAGTCATCTAAGACCACCAGGATAGTGAAACACTAGCAGCAGCTATTACTGTGTTAGAGTAGCATTATGAAGAACTGCAGCTCTGACATTAGGGAGAGTGGTGTCAGATTGCAGCAACTACACTAGCATGGATAATGGTGGCACAATGCTAAACTGAGGATAGGTGGCTCGTTGTCCAGAAACTTTTTGTGATTGAGTCAAAATAGAGACCAAGAACTAGAAGCAACTTGAGGGAGAATACTCTTTCAAAACTTGATTTTATCTTGGTATTCAATGGCAGAaaggatcttacatcaaatggtgaTCATATCAGCCAACAACAGCTGAATGTGGCAGCAAAAGCTGTGTTTTGGTCTTCAGCAGTGGCAAATGATGACTGTACGCTGGCACAAGTTTTCATCTCCTGTTTGAGTCCAAACCCCACTAGTTGCAACTGACATTCAGATCCACATTCTGAAAATTAAAGTGTATACTGCATAAAAGTGCAAATTCACAATTAGATTAAGTCATGTATCTTTTAATGGTCCATGTTGAAGGATAAAAGGAATTAAATATTAACATGACATCTGAGTAACAAAATAAGCATCGTATAAAGTAACATACAGTTTTTCTTTACAACACTGAATGGAAGGGAAGAATATCTAATCCATGTTCCAAATCAACAAGCATGTAATTGATGGTTTGATGTTAACAAAAACACAAAGCCCTGCAGAATTATAAGAAGTCAAAACTTAGATTATTGGAACTTGGTGGTTTTCCCATCCCATGTTGTTTCTGCTAAGTTGAATGTTGTCAACAGGCCTTAAAGTTCCTGCCATCTATGCTATTCGTGCTTCACAATTTCAAGCTTTGTGGTTGCTTCTTCATTGATTATATTGTGGGAAACATAATTTCCACCTAATTGAATGCTTTCAAGTTTAAACCCCTAATATTGTCCATGAATTTTTTACTATAACTGCTGCTTGGCAAGAACTGTTGCTTTCTTATGTCCTTCATGACTGTGCGAAATCTGGAAATTTGGCGGTTGCCAGGTGATTAGAATTTCATATCCTGTATTTACAGAGGTTATGGTGGAGTTTGTCTGATTAGTATTTTATATGACGctgccttcaagatagatggcGTGGATGAGAGATGCTTAATGTTTTACTATCTTGTGCAAAATTCTTAGCAACTGCATCTAGTAACAAAAAGATTTGACTATTCCTTGCTGTATTCTGCAGCTATCTGGTAGCAGCAGTCATCTTACAAAGCTTGTGGAGTCTTTCACTAGCCTTCTTGGATATCTATGCTCTTCTAGTAAAACGCTGCTTGCGGAATTCCCGAGCTGTCTGTTTGTTTACCATTGGAGATGCGGTAAGAACAATAGTCAAATAAATTGAGGACATTCAACATAGTTCAAGAATTTGTCCTCGAAGTTTATTTAAAATGCTCGAAAGTTTTGATTTATATATCGGACATTAGATCATTGGTCTTCTCTCACACGTGAAGATGGATGTGAAAAATCTGTGTATAAAAATAATAATGCATAAGAAATTAGAATATCACTCTTAGGAGAAGCAGTTatgttataaatatattattccATTAGAATGTGCGCATGCATCTAATATGTACGGATTCTAGATCAATTAAGGCCCAAAAGAAATTTTATGGTGTCTTGACATTTTAGTGCTGAATCATCTTGGTCAGTTAATGTGATGATATCTAATTTTCTGCTGCAGATCACATACACACTTACATTTGCAGCGGCTTGTGCATCTGCGGGCATCACAGTTCTGATTGGCAATGATCTCAACATCTGTTCAGATAACCCCTGCACAAGCTTTGAAACTGCTACAGCCATGCCTTCATGAGCTGGTTTGCACTCTCCCCATCGTTTCTCCTAAACTTTTGGTCATTGGCGTCCAGGTGAAAAGCAAGAACAGCTACCCCCAAACTATCTGTATGCTGGTGTGATCAtggaatttcttttctttttctgattaTTGCCTACAGTAAAATACCCATTACGATCATATGTATATTCATGACGACTGGGTTGAGAAGTGTGCAAGTTTACATTGTTGATAATGGAAAGTGAAACCTTGCATTCGTTCCATGGTAATAGAATGCTGGCCTGTTGTCTATGTGAATTATTGGCACTAAAAAAGCTCTTTTTGGTGGATGATGTCCGTGGGTACCATAGTAGCAAAACCATAGACTATTACGAGTAAATATTCCGGTGATATCACGTCAAATGTGGaacaaatcaatcaaaatttttatatttcatcGGTTGTTACATATTTCATCGATTTTATGAATAATATCTCTACACACGACTCTTTGTACTTCACCGTTTGATTGATTTGTTAAAACGATGATGTGGTATCACAGTTGCAACAAATATTTACTCGACTATCACGGCAAGGTCCCTCCTTCCATGTATTTAGTCCCATGGCTTTATCCGGCCTAAGTAGCATCATCAATATTCGCTACGCCTTGTACTGCCCCAGATGGTAAGGAATTTATCAGGCTATGTGGTTAGatcttggaataatttaaatttgattcgtctgtcccttctttttttttttttgttgttgttgttgttgttgttgttgtggaATTGGGCGTATCGAAACCATACAATTGTCTCCTTATTGTAATATAAATCTCCGAACCATTAGGTTAGATGGCATGGGCTGTTAATCGGAGGTTTGACATGATTTTGATGCAGATCTTATTCTGGCCTCGGAGTGGTCTCCGTATTGCAGTGCAATTGGACCAcgtcaaatcccacggtggataacacgccacggtaccccttgtatttcacaaATTCCCGATCGTGcgctatccaccgtgcatatgcttcGGGATTTGAGCTGGTTCACTCCCTAGGACTCGCTGGGCCACTGCCGACGAATATCTGACGACGGCCCTCGCTAGAGCCACACTCCGAGGAGAAATTATTGgatgcaccaggtgcaagtgcACCATACACAGTCCATACCCTTCTTCTGGCGTGTGCATGGCCGGggccaagaaaaagaaaaaaaaagggaaacggGGAGAACATGGACAAAGGCCATCCACCTGAACAGTGCTTCGTGAAGAGCTTTCTTCAAGAGCTGCTTGGCTATTTGCTCGCGAGCGGTTGTGGGGGTTGTATCTTTATTTTCGTGTACCCTGTGAAGCATTTCATTGAATAGCTTGTGGGCGTTTTTGGGGATGGAGAGGAAGGCTTGAAACAATGGCAAGGGTAGCTAGTCGTCCATTGAATCTAGAGGAGGAGGTTGGTCGTGGGTGAAGGTGGCGCAGGAAAGTCCAAGACAACTAATATGAACGTCGCACAGGATAACCAAGGAAGAGGTAGAGAGGCTCAAATGCTATTTCACCAAAGTCCTCGAATTTTTAGAGGATGAAATGGTGGTGTGTCGGAGGGAGTGGGAGAACGTCGCTGCCTTTGTCGGTAGTCTCGATCGGTGAATGCCGTTAGATGAAGGAGAAATGTAAGCTCGAATATGACTTAGAGATCTTTGCTGTGACAGAGGATCATTACCTTCTCCGCTTTCGGTCAGCAGTCAATTGTGAAGCAGTGCTTAGGGGAGTCTTGTGGTTTGTCGCCGACCAGCTTCTTGCTATGGAGCCTTAGATTGGGATTTCGTGCCAAGGCCGAATAGAGTTCGTCGGACGGTGGTATGGCTTAGACTCTCGGGGCTATCCATTGAATACTAGAAGCAAGAGAAGATCCTGGGCATTGCATCAAAGGCCAGGGAGCCGCTATCCATGGACGACTTTATGGATCAACTTCGGAAGATGGGGTATGCTAGGATCTGGATAGCCATTGACGTTGATGAACCATTGAAGCTCGGTGTCCTGATCAAGGGGTTGAAGGGTGCTTTTTGGCAGCCGTTTGTATTCGAGAACATCTCCACCGTCTGCTACTTCTGCGGTCGGTTGGGACATTCCGACGAGGCATGCTGTTTTCCGCAAGCGGAGCCACGCTCAAAAGggagtgttgcggccaatcccctcatcgcctgatcgtcgggaaatGAGTGCCTAcaaaaaagaaagtccacactgaccggaggcggctccgatgggggacccttcgacggtcaagtcagagaggtggttaggcaacagtgaaatgaagacagagagctcaatcgagagagagagaggagcaagcctgtggtttcaaAGTCGAAAAATGGAGGAggcccctgcactgttgccttccccgatttatatagtggagcatggtatggcgccgccattaatggcacggacaattgaggaattgtcaactcactgtagactgtcagagtcgccgtaaaagtgtcatatcgccgtggggctgtcaaatcactagggttgacaatgccctagacgggataatgcccctaggtggcagtgtcgcatgttgctgtcaggactgacagctcTGGCGGCTAtatggcgatcggaggagtcgaccgatcctaggtcggtggccagttgtgtggcgtcgggtggagattcgggcccctttgttggtcagcgagtcttacgtgagtcggccatcagactccctggttcagtcggtcgggaaaacaggaaaagtatgcccgaccgacacatcctcagtcggttatgggccgttaattggccggtgatggggcccgtcgatcgatcggtcggtcgctccggccgtcggtcggtcggtcggtccctccggccgtcgatcgatcggtcggtcggtcggtcggtcggtcgctccggctgtcagtcggtcggtcggtccctccgaccgtcggtcggtcggttcctccggccgtcggtcgatcggtcggtcggtcggtcggtgggccggtgggtattccccaacagttgcccccctccactcctgagtcggacggtgagctggccgatgctattGCTCGGACAGCGACGCTGGACGACTAGGAGAGGAATCACTGTGTGCCCAATTCCGACCGTACCGTGAGTGGATACGATGTCAGGCGCTTCAcgaatgccgagcgattcgctgaCATCGGATGCAACGTCGGTATCAGACGtcccgtcttgtcgtcgtcagacgtcccgtcttgtcgtcgtcagacgtctcgtcttgtcgtcgtcagacgtcccgtcggcgtcaggaggtcgggtgccggacgatttggtgtcaggcgatcggatATCCGGCGCCTTCTAGGAAACGCAGACCGTCGCCCAGCGTCGATTCTGGGAGCGCGGtgtgctgtcaggcgtcccatcgggaacgcgaatcgccgcGGGCGCTTTAATTCGGAACCGCGGCCCCtttcgccacgtgtcggaggtggttgggccggcgccccTCGCATTAAATGGAGGCGGTGCGGCTGTCCCGGGATGGGTGCGCCGAATCATCGGGCCGAAGGGAGGGCCCGGAGGCTgccacgtgtcgcacatccgGGAAACGTTGGTCGGCGCGGGGGCATCTtggccgtcggacggccctatatatataggaccatctgCACTCAGAGCCCCATCTTGACGTTTTTGCTGTAgagactctgtccgggcgatttctccgtCGTCGCCGGCAGTCATCTCTCCTCTCGCTCCCCAAAGGGTTCATTTCCGGTTCGTGGTCTtcccttttttcttcctctccttcttcttcctctccttcttcttctttgctcCTTGTTCGGTCCTGGTGTGATGGCCGAAAATCTGTCACGGggggctcggtcgggaaatccgaccgatgactctcggtcgactccggaagatgaggtctcctcgctttcggagccgaacgttgatcggcttcgggagcagtatcgcatcccggagcagtttcaactttccgccccaggggccgacggtcgggttaacaatcctccgccgggccagctggcgctgtacgtcgaagatcttcgcgcgggtcttcggctcccgattccggagttcgtccgaaatttgctggattattacggactttgttcgGCGCaattggcgccgaactctgtccgactgataatcagcttcgcgctgttgtgtcagcttctgccgaccaaccctcgtatctcgctcttccgggcattttttgtgctccgaccccaccctaaagctcgagggtggtggctcttcaacacCCGGAAGGGTctctccttcatcactggtcttccatcgtccatccacgggtggaagaaccagtttttctttgtctcGTCTCCATCTCCTCGGGCTTCCCCTCctactggggcgtgccccgaaccgaagcaaacgacaacagccgggtggaggcggacgaccgggaggacttccaccgacttaaAGACATGTCGgttccgaagcagagggagcttgttaccgaacaagctctctatgacgccggcctgagcttggtcccccgactaggtatcgcccgatcccccggtcctCTTTTCATTCGGCCCTTATTCCGGTTCTTAGATTAACActtctgtcggtatcgcagggacacctccaaggatgcggCCAACCGACGCCGAGATTCGGCAGTATGCAgcaaggaagaggccggcatcgggggcaggaccttcgcgtccACCGAAGAAGCCCACTCCCGCAGCGCCGATCgtcgaagcgtcggcgaccgaccagttgGAGCCGGTGATAGCGCTCGTGGCTCCGACAGCGCatccggaggagaggccggtggaagatGCGGCCGAAGGGACATCGGCGGCCTCACCGGCAGCgatggagccggatgacgttcgagaAACCGAACACCATCCGACGGCGTCTGCGGCCGCTACGGGGGGTGCCAgttcaaactcgagcatcccctccctgtcggttccgtcggtcggggcggccgatcgggggaaggccccgatggatcCCACAGACGACacgaggtcggggagtcgcaccgtgccgcccagcgcacggttccccgaaggtgcgtcggcgttggccgaccacaacctggccaggaggctgtgccagggaatcctcctcccagccgacgtggaggcgcTAAAGTCttggcaagtgaccgagatgttgtCTTCATTCtatccgaccatggtcgaggtaagtccTATTCTGCCTCCTTTTTCCTTAGTATTTTCGTTGCTTTGTTTTCCTGACGAAACGcttgcgtcggcagctgatctacaccatgtcggagcttgaagccggataccggaggttcgggaacgtccgggcggcttggaaagaaaggtcggcggcggccgaagccgaccgGGCAATTCTGGTTGACCACTTGAAGCAGTCGGCcgatcgggaggccaagttggtggacgaagtctcccacctcgggtccgagctaaggtcggccagaaaagaagccaaacgcaagggcCGGACCGTGCATCGTCTGCGGCGTGAGCGGGATGGCGTTGCCGCCGAACTCgaaggcgagcgcgagcagcttcgggtcagcctggagaagctcgccaaagctgaggaggatctgtcaatcgcccaggccgacgccgacatagcgaaggcagaagcagagtcggcaaaggactcgctcggccgggcggaagaggaagcaaggtcggcgaaggagtcggcaagCAAGGCGGTGGACGACTTTCGTGCCACCGACCAGTACCAGGAGGAAATGCTGGAGTCTAGCttcgcgtcgtaccgggtggggtatgaggatggtcgggatgctgTCCAGGCCCTGTACCCGGAGTTGGACCTCAGCAGTATCAtcccaccgggggccgaggagcaAGTTACCGAAAAGATGGCCGACCCTCCATCGGGAGGCATCGCCGtggtggaggaagccgtcccggagcaagtGGCGCCGACCGCCAGCCCCCCGCCGATTGACGGTCCTGCTTCGGCCGTCGATCCAACGCCGATCGTGGTCGATACACCGGTTATCCCCgatctttcgtcggtcgaggagatcgactcggaAGGATGATCGCGGCCTTGCTGACTTTTGGtttctttttgtcttttcctTTTTTAGAACACTcataatcgggcttcggcctgaCTTTGTAAACTTCTTTTGACTTTGAATGAAATCaatttttaaacttaacttttccTTCTGTCTGTTTTCCTTTCTTTCATGAGCTGTGGAATGCATCCGAACACGTGAGTTGCCAATTTATATAagtcggttaggacgttcggcaacccaCGCCGCCACGAAGGTAGGCCAAGTCCCGACTTAAGATCAGCCCTTGATGGTCGAAGTATTATGTCGGGAGTCCTTCCTCCGGCCGTAAGTCGGGCGCATTCGT encodes:
- the LOC140854350 gene encoding CASP-like protein 5A1; protein product: MFVSRPAVHPVEAPPLTDAAENPPRVRMKDIQGMPGTPGGLALRLCQFIFAAAALSVMASTSDFTSVTAFCYLVAAVILQSLWSLSLAFLDIYALLVKRCLRNSRAVCLFTIGDAITYTLTFAAACASAGITVLIGNDLNICSDNPCTSFETATAMPS